The Vannielia litorea genomic interval GGAACTGGCGCTGCACTACGATGGGCGGGGCGAAGCCGATGAGGCGATTGAGATTTACGAGGCGCTGCTGGCCGATCATCCGCAAAGCGCACCGGTGCGCAACAACCTTGCCACTCTTCTCTCGACCGCCCGCGACGATGCGGAGAGCCTTGAGCGTGCAGCGGAACTGGCCGCGCCGCTGGCGGGCAGCGAGGTGCCGCAGTTTTTGGAAACCTATGGCTGGATCGCATTTCGCCGAGGCGATTACGAGGCCGCGGCGCCTGCCCTGCTGACGGCGGCCGATGCATTGCCGACCGATGCCGAGGCGCAGTTGCATGCGGCCGAGGTTCTGGTGGCGCTGGGCCGGGTCGAGGAAGCGCGGCCGCGGTATGAGGCGGCGATTGCCTTGGCCGAGACCGTTGATCCGGCGCTTGTGACGGCTGCGAGCGAGGGCCTTGCCGCCCTGCCCGCGATGCAGAGGGAAGGCAATTGAGCGGCGCGGCGGCCTCTGTGCGTGCGGGCGGCGCAACAGGCACCCGGCCCGGCGGCTTTGCCCTTGGCGCAGGCGGGCTTGCGCTGCTGGTGCTCACGGCGCTGCCGGTTTTCGCGATCGGGCTGCAGGAGTTGGGCGAAAGCTGGATGACGCCGGCCTACACACATGGCCCGGTGGTGGTGCTGATGGCGCTCTGGATCGGGTTGCGGCGGATGCGCGACGAACCGGCGGAGCTGGCCGCGCTGCCGCCCCGCCCGATCTGGCCGGGCGTGGTGCTGGTGGCGCTGGGCCTCGGCTTCGGGCTGATTGGCAGCTTCGGGCGGATTGCCGACATCGCGGCTTATGGGATCATCCTCTGGGTGGCCGGGGTGCTGGTTGTGGCGCTGGGCTGGCCCCGCGCACGGCGGCTCTGGCTGCCGGTTGCGCTGCTGGTGCTGATGCTGCCCCTGCCTCAGTTCTTTTACTGGAAGCTCACCACCTCGCTCCAGTTCGTTGCCTCGGAATTCGCGACCGACCTGATCCGGGGCATGGGCCTTTCGGTCTATCTGGACGGCAACATCATCGACCTCGGGGTTTACCGGTTGCAGGTGGCCGAGGCCTGCGCCGGGCTGCAATACCTGTTTCCGGTGATCAGCTTTGCGGTGCTGCTGGCCGCGATCAGCCGGGAGCCGGTTTGGCGGCGGCTGGCGCTGGTGGCTTTTTCCGTGCCGCTGGCGATCGGGATGAACTCGATCCGCATCGCCATCACCGCGTGGATCGTGAACCGCTCGGGCATCGAGGCAGCGGAGGGCTTTTTGCATGCCTTCGAGGGTTGGGCGATCTTGCTTGCCTCCATCGCCCTGCTGGCGGTGTTCATGCTGCTGCTGCGCTTTGTGAGCGGCGGGGGCGGGGCGCGGCGGTTGTTTGACCTCGACCTGTCGGG includes:
- the xrtD gene encoding VPLPA-CTERM-specific exosortase XrtD, with the translated sequence MSGAAASVRAGGATGTRPGGFALGAGGLALLVLTALPVFAIGLQELGESWMTPAYTHGPVVVLMALWIGLRRMRDEPAELAALPPRPIWPGVVLVALGLGFGLIGSFGRIADIAAYGIILWVAGVLVVALGWPRARRLWLPVALLVLMLPLPQFFYWKLTTSLQFVASEFATDLIRGMGLSVYLDGNIIDLGVYRLQVAEACAGLQYLFPVISFAVLLAAISREPVWRRLALVAFSVPLAIGMNSIRIAITAWIVNRSGIEAAEGFLHAFEGWAILLASIALLAVFMLLLRFVSGGGGARRLFDLDLSGTGALATRALSARPGRGFIAVAVAGAVASLLVFTLGGPGGPPPARASFDRFPERLGEWTGVRGALDPRVERVIAPDDYLHLTYFSPVGAVPVQIFSSYYIDQTGSAAIHSPEICLPADGWEVSEFGTRPLDMEGTGYGRFDAIRAVITKGTEHQLVYYWFEQRGSRMVNDVAVKFGVLADGITKGRRDGGFVRFVTPIEGEDAGAMAEAETRIRALMREALPELQGFIPM